The DNA sequence AGTTGATTCTCTCAATGGATGTCTTAGTGTTTCACAAAATGAGTGTTTAAATTATGGTAATATTCAGGGATTAAATTTGTTTGATGACTCAGCTGAGGACATTCTCGGTGGCAGCAGACTTGGAAACAAATTCCGTGGCTTGTCTAAGAACCAAATCCTTAGGAGTTCCTCATCAGATAAAGAGAGAGCAAACAATGTTGCTAAGATCAAAGTTGTGATATGCTTTGTATTGCATGTTTCTCTTCTATGCTTCTTGTAGTTTGCATTATGTTTGATGCTAATCAATGTTCTTTTAGTTACTTTAGCAGTTACATGTTGATTGAGAATGCTACTTGCTACATCAAGTTCTTAATCGGTAATGGCTTGGCTAGTGTCAACATGTATAGATTGTAAACTTTGAAGTTTTTTGAGTGTGCAATCAATGAATTAATTGATTCTAATTTGGATTTGAATTTCGTTTGGTGTATTTTAAGTTGTAAAATGATGCAAAGCAATGAgtactatttttctttattatgtatatttttctttagtgatttgatttaaatagttaagcttatttattgacactaaattaaaaaaatagttggaACTAATTTCAATGCAACAtgagaaaaatattataaataaagaattatatcATTACAAAAATCCGTTGTCAAAAGTCACAAAATAAAACGGTGTTAAAACCGTTGTCTTAGACGACTATAAAATGACAATggtattaaaaccgttgccaGAAAATGATACCAACGATAATGCTTTAAAACCGTTAGCTTTGTGAATAATAAAACTAcaacagtttaaaaccgttgTCTATCCAGTTATAGTTTTAAACTGTTGGATCATGAAAGAGAACGGTTTAAAACCGTTGCTTATCGAGTAACGGTTCAAAACCgttgtttaaaattttctttcaaaaccGTTGTCTATGCCAGTAACTATGGCAACGGTTTTTCAGTTGTcgttgccttaggtaaaaaaccgttgcctatgagcattggcaacggccgcatataccacaggtcaaaaaccgttgccaaagcgtTGCCTAAAGTTTTAGGAACGGTTTTTTAATCTACGGTAACGGTTTTTGACCGTTGCGAAAACCCATATTTGTTGTAGTGCGTTGAAAAGAAAATGACATAATTTTATACATGTATTGTATATTATGTAAATAGATTTTATTGGATTAGAATTAACTTGGATAGATTTATTTGTTAACAAAACTTATATGTATAACGAGACTCTCTAACCATATGATCCAAAGAAACTGTGGGTTATTAATCAGAAGATTTGCTACTTGCACTAGAATATATATTGTCggttattaattagaaaatttgcTACTTCCACTAGaatatatattttctaattaGAAAATTTGCTACTTGcactagtgtatatatatatatatatatatatatatatatatatatatatatatatatatatatatatatatatatatatatatatatatatatatatatatatatatatatatatatatatatatatatatatatatggaatttTATCGTATCATACAATATTCTGAagcatattaattaataatatcgcACACTCTGATctcaaataattagttaataacttTTCATGAACATTTTAATATTAAGGGAAAATAATAAAGTATATTTACaatgaaaaatattatagattaatattttatattaatattagttaatatttagatattttatttttatattatgaaaatttaaaattaaaaatttattataatttaaaatttattacctTAAGGTTAAAGAGTTTTTTAAGTgttgagttatatatatatatataaaatcaaagttattttattttatattttttaattattattgaaatacttaaataaatttaaatataataaatatataattatatatatattaaaaaatatataaaataagttGTATTATTGTCTTTTTATcgttattcaataattataatatataaatatacaatttgaatattataatattaaattattaataatgataTGATCATTTaggttttttaaaagatattggTAGCATTTGAgaactattaaaatttattattttttactattaattagttattaatatttaaaaatatagactaaaatatgttattagattatactaaattaaaagaattgagttgataattaaaaataataacaaaagatagttctctaatattttttttatgaataatgttatataattatcaacaaatattattattttgtcaGTAATATTTTGTACCTATATTTACAcatattttatatacaaaaatatataatttatttttatatttattctaattttacacacataaattaaaataatttatatttatattatttaaaaatttatacatataaattaataaaatttatctattaaaaataatttaatatttatatgaattaaataataattaaaaatactaaaagcgAACTAGCACCCAATAGGGTTTTTTTctatttcgttttttttttatgattgggGCTTTAAATTCTAAAAGAGAATGCTAGGAACAATGTCTTTATTGAACAATATAAACaactaccaatcaaataaaaacacattacacctccaaattaattatttaaattttaatattaaaataaccattaaaataaacatttaatatatctattattttcattgtttaatattttcattgtttacatATACTTTTCCATCCTAAAAAGTATCGTTGGCACCGTGGTCGTGGTTCTAGCACCTTTCACTACGTCTAGTCTCTGACTCTCTGTACTCTGTAACGGGCACTGTACCGTCCTCTTGGCTCTTGCACCTTTCAACTACATCTAATCTTTCACCAGTGAATAAATATGGTCGTCATTGGCATTCCTTCAACGTCCCAAGCTAATATAATTTTTCACATATTAATCATTTAACTGACAATTATGTTTTTAATGTTTCCTCGTGGCTCTCGTGGAAGCATTATTGTGCCTTCAGTTCGTTCAATCTTGTTTAGCTTTCAGTCTCTCATTGCACCTGGTCATCTTAGCTTGCATATAAATATGGCCATCATGCATTATTATGTTCTCCGCCAACTTCTCAAAGTTAATAATATCATTAACATTCTCATTCATTCACACATTAAAGAGCCAAGCTATAAAGGAAGGCTAACGCGGAATAATAATGCCTTCAATCATTGTTGGAGATGATAAACCCTATTCTTTGAGCCTCAATCCCATTCTTTCTGCGTCAGGGGTGAAGGGCAAACCAGTAGCTTCATTATGCCAAGAAAGTGATGGCATCCTTGGTTACATTCAATCAGTGATTCACGAGAAACCAGAAACTGAATCACCATTTATGGTTCTTGATTTAGGGGTGGTGATGGACCTCATGGACCACTGGTCCAGAATGCTTCCAACGGTTCAACCATTCTATGCGGTGAAATGCAACCCTAACCCATCCCTGCTTGGAACACTGGCAGCACTGGGTTCCAGTTTCGACTGCGCCAGCAAAGCAGAGATAGAAGCCGTGTTGACCCTTGGCGTCTCGTCGGATCGAATCATCTACGCTAACCCATGCAAATCAGCGTCCCACATTACTTACGCTGCAAGCGTTGGAGTCAACATCACAACCTTTGACTCTAAAGAAGAGGTAAAAAAGATTCGAAAATGGCACCCAAACTGCCAGCTTCTCCTTCGTATAAAACCGCCACAAGACAGTGGAGCGCGAAACTCCTTGGGTTTAAAATACGGTGCACTACTGGAGGAAGTTCCAGTGCTACTCCAGGCTGCACATGATGCAGGATTAACTGTCATCGGAGTTTCCTTCCACATTGGGAGCGGAGGAGCTGACGCTAAAGCATATCACGGAGCCATTGCTGCTGCGAAGGGTGTGTTAGAAACGGCTTCAAAACTAGGCATGCCAAAGATGCACGTGCTCGATATTGGTGGCGGTTTCAGTTCTGGCACAGAGTTCGATGCGGCTGCAATTCACGTGAACGATGCTCTTGAAGCCAACTTCGGAAACGAAGAGGGCATTACGGTAATTGGCGAGCCTGGCCGTTATTTTGCTGAAACGGCTTTTACGTTGGCAACAAAAGTAATCGGGAAGCGCGTGAGAGGAGAGTTGAGAGAGTACTGGATCAACGACGGGATTTATGGATGTTTGAACTGCATAATGTTTGATTTCGCGCGCGTCACGTGCACGCCACTCAGGTGCAGCTCAAAACATGACGGGGAGAATGAGTCCAAAACTTACTCTTCAACTGTGTTTGGACCAACATGTGATTCCTTAGATACAGTGCTAAGAGATCACCAGCTTATGGAGTTGGAATTGGAAGATTGGCTTGTTTTCCCTAAAATGGGGGCGTATACTATTTCTTCAGGTACCAACTTCAATGGGTTTAGCACATCAGCCATTCCGACATACCTTACATATTCAGCTACCGTCGTCCAAGAAAAAACTAATATGTTCTAAACAACTATTTATATAATTCGTGCAAAAAATTTAAGAGAATTGTCAGAGTTTGGtaagttttgtgatttgtaatcattaattagttattttttatatttttaatggtataagATTTCATCTAATAGTAtaagattatttatttttcttttactgatTAAGTActagtcaaattttaataaaagtgttagTCTCTTAAACTTTctcataatttaatatatttgattaaattatttaatataatatgtattaatattttaattataatttttaaattaaaaatatttttatatgaataactaatttatttttaattatctttgcttttttattttgttttaaacatTTTGCATTCTCAGCCTAAGCTGGCTAATTTTATTATTGATTCACTATCTGAAGTCTGAACATTCTGAATCAGTTGGTGTCCGTGTTGTCCTGTTCCTTTACTTTCCGCCGTCCTCTAGTGTgtaatgtataaaaaataaagaggaaaattccttttcaatcatgtcctttcttttaatttagatcatttttattttaactattaaaaaaaattattagatgtaTGAGCTATTCTAGAAATTAATTTAcaaatgtaataaaaaataatgttattcaattatatattattagtatatagTGTGTTATCCACATATGTAGATCTGAACATGCAGAGACCTACAAAACGCAAATCATGTTTTGCATGAACAAAAAAAATAGCTACAAAACACAAGCTGTGTTTGACATAGAGAAAAACTAACTATCAAAACGTGTCCCATGACTCTTGCATATAAATAAGACCGACCATTTGACCATTTTGAGACTGTCCAAAACGTGGGAATGaatcctctccattgttaaaaaaattgagggTGTAAAGTGTGATTTCTAACCCTTTATTGTTCTCCCTCTCATATTTATTATTGATCCCACTTACAAAATTAATGGTGAGAAATTACATTTTactctctcaattgttaaaaaaaattgagaggatccattccccCAAAACGCAATTTGCATTTAGCAGGTGACAGAAACAAATTGCAAGTTGCGATTGACATGAGCTGGGCTGCATCTCCGACACGTGTTGTGAGAGAAATCTGAAGGGGGTCTTTATAACGCAAAACGCAAGTGAGGTTGTTTCATTATCGCAAGTTGCGATTGACATGAGCTGGGCTGCATATTCGACACATGTTGTGGGAGAAATCTGAAGGGGTCTTCATAACGCAAAACGCAAGTGAGGTTGTTTCCTTTGGTGACGGTTCGTGGTTTTTGGTTGCAAGGAGGGTTTCAACATTTTGTGTTGGTAGGAGATTAGGGTTTTAGCGTTTTGTGTTGTAAGGGAGGGAGTGTTTCAGTTCTTTAATTGCaaggaagaaaggaaaaagaatagAAGGAAAGTGAGGGAGTAATTTAAGTGAATGAAgagtaaaattaagagaaaaaaatggtTCGTAATTTTACATTATCTCAAGAACATATTATTGAATATCTAGATCATCTTCAatggataaatatttttttatatttttatgatgaataaatttatttatttctattttaacaattaattttattattattatttattattattacaagaAAAAGCGTATTTTTTGACGCAAAAAATCGACGGCTATCACTGCTGTCGATATTTTTTGATAACTTGCTGTCGATATTtcaaaaaaagataattaaaactaaaacaaaaaaattgacagCCTGGTCGTCGATTTTTTTATAATGTATTAACCATTTTTCTATTATCGTCCATTGTCGACGGAACAGATGcggaaaatacttttattttaaaatcgatgAACATtgcgtctattttattatttaaattatcgaCAACGTTTACCGTCGTTAATTTTGAACGGTCTAGATTGctttctaaaatcaaataaacaatgtagatttaatgtataaaatagctGCTTAGGGTGTTactttttcttaaattaaaatcgACGAATTTGCCATcgatttttattactaaaaacaCAGCCCCGCGTCCACCTCCCGCCTCCAAAGTTCAAAAACACCATTTCATCACTAACCCCCAAATTCACACCATTTTCATCACAAACCCCGCGTCCACTTCCCCCAAATTCCCCATTTCATCACTAACCCCCCAAATTCACACCATTTTCAACCGTCATTCTCCGCTGCTGTTGTCACTCCATTACGGTTGCACCGCAGTTGCTCCTCTTGCTCGCGCCACCGTTGCGCTCTGTTTCTGCCGTGCTGCTATCGCACCCACGTTCGCACCGCCGTCGCTCCTCCTACTTTGGTCCTTCTCCACTCTCTCTATATCGAGCTCATAAGAACCAGGTATCATTACTATTTCAGTTTCATTTGGAAATTCCCTAATTCAGGTATCATTACTGTTACGTTGTTGAGTTTGAGTGTAAACTATAACCTAATCATAATCCCCTTCTAAATCTAGAAATTCAAACTATGAACTAATCGTAAACCCACTTCATTACCATACATGCATTTGGAGGCTGATAGTTAATAAGAATTTAGGACTAAGCCTTGGCAGATATCTATGAGACATGCAAGATTTGGATTATTTCCACTTCTCCTAGGAAATACTAACGCtacttaaaaatttattaacatgCATGCATTTGGTAGATGGTAGTTAAATATCCAATTTTATCTCGATTTCTAATATATATCATTTCCTCTCAAGATCATCTTAATGGACTGTGTTTGCTTGTTATCAATTGTGCGTCCATTATTAGAAAATATGAACTTGTTTGCAGCCTGTCCATAAATCAAAACAGTTGGTGTTCCAAACATGTTTAGTTTTGAAACATGACCATGCTTTCTGATCCTCTGTTCAATCCATTTCTCTGCATTGTTTGAATGCATAGTTCTAAGAAGACCAAGGCTTTGACCAATGATTGATATTCCAAGTGAACCAGGTGGGACCCGTTTGGATGGCTTTCTTcttctgataaaaaaaaaagatgaattggCATTTGTAAGAGGAGAGTAGCAAGGAGAACACTCATGGTTTCTTGGATTCTAAAGATTCCTAGTAGTGTTTTCTATTTTAGTGAtgcttttttataaaaaaaaataaactacttTGAGTTTCCAAATATGGTTGTGGTAGCTGCAGCCGGCTGTGCACCTTTCATTGaatcttttatcttttaaatgATTGAAACTCTAGTAGTTAATTAATTCTAATCCAATAAATATCGTTCCTCACATCACAGTCACATTCACACACTTGTTTGTTACAAATTTCCAAAGTCCAAAGAAGTAAGCTATGAGTTTTCAATTTCTATATTTGATAGTAACTTAAAAGCTTTGAGAATAGTTTTCCTCTATGTTATTTTTTGTACAATCCTTAGTATTGCACTTTCCAGCTAGCTAGCTAGCCATAGTTCCCCAACTTTGTCTTGTGTGATACAAACATTTAGTGTTGATGATGCTATAAGTATCAAGTATTTGTGatattaactcaatttttttctttcctcttaaactCAACATTGTTTTGTGCAGTTTGGAGGCCTTCTAACTACTGGCATTTTGGCCTTCTCCGGAACGTAAGTGATTTCTCTAGCTCTATTTCTTGAACTACTTCAATGGATACATTTATTTTCACTTGAATTCCATTTTCTTTTCGGTTTTTGGTTTGTGTAGTTGATATCATTTTGTAATTGCAGGGTTATGCAGCAAGGAAATTTGCTAAACAAGGACTTAAACCTGGGGAGCTGGCAATCATATCCAAAGAAGTGGTATCTTATGTTTTCAATTGCACATTGCATCTCATACATCGATGTTTAGAATAGTGTGATCTTCTCGTTTGCGATTCCTTCTCTTTTTTAGATGTATGAAATGTTTAtggaatatatacatatatatttctcatgtgcaatttttcttttgaattattACAAATGGTGAAGGAAGCAATATACATATTAATTTCTAGTATATCCTTCCTTAAGTGCTTTCTATGCATTTTGTCTTCAAATTTTGTATTGAGTTTGTCACTTGAACCGAATGCAGTTATTTCTAATACATGttcccttatttttctttttgtattttctatAGGTAGCACCTTATGAATGTCCTGCACTAAGCAAGGCTTACCTTTTTCCTGAGTGTAAGTTGTGATATTTTCTCTCCACCTGATATGctataattatcttgatgtgaCAATTGGATTTTGCAGCCTCCGCTAGACTTACTGGTTTCCATGTTTGTGTTGGAAGTGGATGAGAAAGATTGCTTCCTGAGTGGTACAATGAGAAAGGTGTTTATTTAGTAACAATTTAAGATCAGTAGAATTCATTTCTCTCACATTTTAACATCAAACACCCTATGTAGGCTTCAAATGGTTCATCTTTAAGAAATTGTTAAACTTTTTCAGGTTTAATGTTTgcttctatctctcttctatacACCTCTGCTAGCAAATCAGCAGTGGGTTCAAATCCATCAATTTATAATTGAAATGTGAGTTAACTACTTAATTTTCCCACTCTCTTTTGAATATTATTCCTTTGATATTTAGGAAATTAAAATCATTAATAATAGAAAACCAGAACTTGCTTAGATATGTATCGGTTATGTTATGGATAATAACGTGCTTATTTCAATTGTTCCCCCACCTCCTCCTTTTACTTTTCCAAGCTTCCAGAAAAGCACAGCCCCAGGTAGAAAACTCCCACCTATTCTGCAGTGGCCAGGACAACCATAGAGTTCTCAAAGGGAGGATGATTCTGACGATCTTGATGACTCGGATGATTATTTAGACGAGTATGAGTAGGGTTATTTACTTtgctttgaatattttgtattattagtggattgaaatttaaacgaatataagtctaagtttagttatttatcttgtcttgagtccttatgttagaggattatttattgttttgataagtttgtaaactcattatctaatatttagtataaattttatttttatatttaaaagtttatttattttgttatctaatattttgtataaattttatttctatatttaaaagtttattttccttaaaagtaaaaaaaataattaaaaaatatagctATTAAAATTGACGGTATCGTTGtcgcttttaaaatttaaaatagacaaaaaaaaaataaaatatagataaaaaatttgtcagtatctaaataattaaattgacGGCCCTTCTgtcaattttattgaatcaaatatcgacagaGACGTTGTcgcttttatataataatatcaacGGCAAAGTTATCGATTTTATTAAGCAGGTAAAATTCTCAAACTCATAGACGAAAATATTGtcgatttattatattattatcgaCGGCTTGGCAAGCCatcgattttattaaaattttaaaaaatcgacAAGTTTAATAGCGATCACCGTCACCGTCGATTTTGCcatcaatttttaatattatcgacaACTTAGCCGTCAATTTAGCCGTCGATTTTAACGACGTTTCTTgtagtgtattattattattattattattattattattattattattattattattattattattattatatatgagtaATTGTTATTATCATTagtatattattagttttttataatactgtttattataacaataataatttattattaatgtattaataaaaatattttaatatattgttaTTCGAGAAagcataacaataataatatattattattatatcattattttatttttatttattattttttaatatatagttaactattattattaatctattaatgtttttaaaagattattatttttaataactaaaaaatggtacgactattaatatttttgttatgattatGAGTAGtatgattaataataatattacttattattattattattattattattattattattataatactgTTTATTATGACAATAATAAATCATtattagtaatatatattattaacttttttttattaataataaatcattattattattatattatatcattattttttcttattattaattattattattattattatctattttttcttattattaactattattattaatatattattatatcattattaatatattatttttgactGTCACTATAGCAGTGCAAATATTTTATACACATCTATTTAGTTGAGTTAaaccataattattttcatatgaaaaaaaatg is a window from the Arachis hypogaea cultivar Tifrunner chromosome 17, arahy.Tifrunner.gnm2.J5K5, whole genome shotgun sequence genome containing:
- the LOC112767099 gene encoding ornithine decarboxylase-like; translation: MPSIIVGDDKPYSLSLNPILSASGVKGKPVASLCQESDGILGYIQSVIHEKPETESPFMVLDLGVVMDLMDHWSRMLPTVQPFYAVKCNPNPSLLGTLAALGSSFDCASKAEIEAVLTLGVSSDRIIYANPCKSASHITYAASVGVNITTFDSKEEVKKIRKWHPNCQLLLRIKPPQDSGARNSLGLKYGALLEEVPVLLQAAHDAGLTVIGVSFHIGSGGADAKAYHGAIAAAKGVLETASKLGMPKMHVLDIGGGFSSGTEFDAAAIHVNDALEANFGNEEGITVIGEPGRYFAETAFTLATKVIGKRVRGELREYWINDGIYGCLNCIMFDFARVTCTPLRCSSKHDGENESKTYSSTVFGPTCDSLDTVLRDHQLMELELEDWLVFPKMGAYTISSGTNFNGFSTSAIPTYLTYSATVVQEKTNMF